The following coding sequences lie in one Synechococcus sp. CC9902 genomic window:
- a CDS encoding GNAT family N-acetyltransferase gives MPELIIRPARASDIPEIVRWARSEEFAPGFGDVDIYRNTDKQGVWVGWVDSTPVGCIAGIKYNNIYGFIGLYIVRPEYRGQGYGHRLWEQALLHLQGVKCVGLEAASHLITNYAEWGFKTSSQTVRWQLFNAEDGPSAQAALNPQDLNTVSGPEIPLEAIKKYDSEREFTARPHFLSQWLEHPSGKVIALIDKYNHCHGFARIRPCLLPAGEGWRIGPILADSPVLAKVLILNLLTEHKGVILIDSPERNDNAQSLLSSLGFHEISATTRMYKGSHKAVLTKDVYGLACLELG, from the coding sequence ATGCCTGAACTGATCATTCGACCTGCTCGGGCTTCTGATATTCCAGAAATTGTTCGCTGGGCAAGAAGCGAAGAGTTTGCACCTGGGTTTGGCGATGTTGATATCTATAGGAATACAGACAAGCAAGGTGTTTGGGTGGGCTGGGTTGATTCGACGCCGGTTGGATGCATTGCTGGCATTAAATACAACAATATTTATGGATTCATAGGTCTATATATCGTTCGACCCGAATACAGAGGGCAAGGCTATGGACATAGGCTCTGGGAACAAGCCCTACTTCATCTTCAAGGCGTGAAGTGTGTGGGCTTAGAAGCGGCATCCCACTTAATTACTAATTATGCGGAATGGGGGTTCAAGACATCGTCTCAAACCGTTCGTTGGCAGTTATTTAACGCTGAAGATGGGCCAAGTGCGCAAGCCGCGTTGAATCCGCAAGATCTAAATACTGTAAGCGGTCCTGAAATTCCTTTGGAAGCAATTAAAAAATATGATTCCGAGCGAGAATTTACCGCGAGACCACACTTTTTATCTCAGTGGCTAGAGCATCCGAGTGGAAAGGTAATTGCTTTGATCGACAAATACAACCATTGTCATGGCTTCGCTCGTATACGACCATGCCTTCTACCTGCCGGCGAAGGCTGGCGAATCGGACCAATACTGGCTGACTCACCAGTATTGGCGAAGGTTTTGATTTTGAATTTGTTAACTGAGCACAAGGGTGTGATTTTGATTGATTCTCCTGAGCGCAATGACAATGCACAGTCACTTTTATCTTCACTTGGTTTTCATGAGATTTCAGCAACAACGCGGATGTATAAGGGTTCCCATAAAGCAGTTCTCACAAAAGATGTTTATGGATTGGCTTGTCTTGAACTCGGCTAA
- the psbA gene encoding photosystem II q(b) protein, translating into MTTTIQQRSGASSWQSFCEWVTSTNNRLYVGWFGVLMIPTLLAATICFVIAFVAAPPVDIDGIREPVAGSLMYGNNIISGAVVPSSNAIGLHFYPIWEAASLDEWLYNGGPFQLVVFHFLIGIYAYMGREWELSYRLGMRPWICVAYSAPVAAASAVFLVYPFGQGSFSDAMPLGISGTFNYMLVFQAEHNILMHPFHMLGVAGVFGGSLFSAMHGSLVTSSLVRETTESESQNYGYKFGQEEETYNIVAAHGYFGRLIFQYASFNNSRSLHFFLAAWPVVGIWFTALGVSTMAFNLNGFNFNQSILDGQGRVLNTWADVLNRAGLGMEVMHERNAHNFPLDLAAAESTPVALQAPAIG; encoded by the coding sequence ATGACCACCACCATCCAGCAGCGCTCCGGCGCTTCTAGCTGGCAGTCCTTCTGCGAGTGGGTCACCTCCACCAACAACCGTCTGTATGTCGGTTGGTTCGGTGTGCTGATGATCCCAACTCTGTTGGCTGCCACCATCTGCTTCGTCATCGCATTCGTCGCCGCTCCTCCGGTTGACATCGATGGCATCCGCGAGCCTGTCGCTGGCTCCTTGATGTACGGCAACAACATCATCTCTGGTGCTGTTGTTCCTTCCAGCAACGCCATTGGCTTGCACTTCTATCCCATCTGGGAAGCAGCTTCACTCGACGAGTGGCTGTACAACGGCGGTCCTTTCCAGCTCGTCGTCTTCCACTTCCTCATCGGCATCTACGCCTACATGGGTCGTGAGTGGGAACTCTCTTACCGCTTGGGCATGCGCCCTTGGATCTGTGTTGCATACAGCGCACCTGTCGCTGCTGCATCTGCAGTCTTCCTCGTCTACCCCTTCGGTCAGGGTTCGTTCTCTGATGCAATGCCCCTGGGCATCTCTGGAACCTTCAACTACATGTTGGTGTTCCAGGCTGAGCACAACATCCTGATGCACCCCTTCCACATGCTGGGTGTTGCAGGCGTCTTCGGCGGCAGCTTGTTCTCCGCCATGCACGGCTCACTGGTGACCTCCTCCTTGGTGCGTGAAACCACCGAAAGCGAGTCCCAGAACTACGGCTACAAATTCGGCCAAGAAGAAGAGACGTACAACATCGTGGCTGCTCACGGCTACTTCGGTCGCCTGATCTTCCAATACGCCTCCTTCAACAACAGCCGTAGCCTCCACTTCTTCCTGGCTGCCTGGCCCGTTGTCGGCATCTGGTTCACCGCCCTTGGCGTGTCAACCATGGCCTTCAACCTGAACGGCTTCAACTTCAACCAGTCCATCCTTGATGGTCAGGGCCGCGTCCTGAACACCTGGGCCGACGTGTTGAACCGTGCAGGCCTCGGCATGGAAGTCATGCACGAGCGCAACGCTCACAACTTCCCCCTCGACCTGGCAGCTGCTGAGTCCACACCTGTGGCACTGCAAGCACCTGCAATCGGTTGA
- a CDS encoding aspartoacylase, with product MAASDVLVVAGTHGNELNAPWLLEQWNRQPDLINSAGLSIQRLVGNPQAKAAMRRYVDRDLNRSFRVDLLEQSGGDLEMRRARELLGRYGPRGDEPCSVVLDLHSTTAAMGCSLVLYGRRPADLALAALVQSALGLPIYLHESDSAQTGFLVERWPCGLVVEVGPVPQGVLEARIVRQTRLAIEACFEALASVRSGVVRLPRQVVVHRHLGSCDVPRGESDQPQALVHQRLQGRDWVPFKPLDAIFEAADGSTVETPQMEHQSIPVFINEAAYAEKHIAFSLTRREVWTMEPQWLDHLSELLS from the coding sequence ATGGCTGCCAGCGATGTCCTGGTTGTGGCAGGAACCCACGGCAATGAGCTCAACGCCCCTTGGTTGTTGGAGCAATGGAATCGTCAGCCTGATCTGATCAATTCCGCGGGGCTTTCCATTCAACGGTTGGTGGGCAATCCCCAGGCCAAAGCTGCGATGCGTCGTTATGTCGACCGTGATCTCAACCGAAGTTTCAGGGTGGATCTACTGGAGCAGTCGGGTGGGGACCTTGAAATGCGTCGGGCGCGTGAACTGCTCGGGAGGTATGGGCCAAGGGGAGACGAGCCCTGCTCTGTGGTGCTCGATTTGCACAGCACCACCGCTGCGATGGGGTGTTCTTTGGTGCTTTATGGGCGGAGACCTGCCGATTTGGCCCTGGCGGCCCTTGTTCAAAGTGCCTTGGGACTACCGATTTATTTGCATGAATCAGATTCGGCTCAAACCGGGTTTTTGGTTGAGCGGTGGCCCTGTGGATTGGTCGTTGAAGTGGGCCCAGTACCCCAGGGAGTGCTTGAAGCGCGAATTGTGCGTCAGACACGCCTTGCGATAGAGGCCTGCTTCGAGGCGCTTGCATCAGTTCGATCAGGAGTCGTGCGCCTTCCCCGACAGGTGGTGGTGCATCGCCATCTCGGTAGCTGTGATGTGCCACGAGGGGAGTCCGATCAGCCCCAAGCACTCGTGCATCAACGTCTTCAGGGAAGGGACTGGGTTCCTTTCAAGCCATTGGATGCGATTTTCGAGGCAGCTGATGGATCCACGGTGGAGACTCCCCAAATGGAGCATCAGTCCATTCCCGTTTTCATCAATGAAGCGGCCTATGCCGAAAAGCACATTGCCTTTTCGCTAACGCGCAGGGAGGTTTGGACGATGGAGCCCCAATGGTTGGACCATCTTTCAGAACTTCTGAGCTGA
- a CDS encoding glutathione S-transferase C-terminal domain-containing protein has protein sequence MSIPPIVVMAAKAGWRWQWQRLMGGLGPADAAGNYCRPKSDHLEAEVPNPLDLQSRQPDQRPHLIVGRSCPWAHRTWLVHQLRGLDQSLNLLTAHADHKAGRWQLDPPWLGCSSLLALYQRCGAPPSHRATVPVLIDPSQPKILGNESAQLVEVLNRWPSHNDAPDLAPPDLQNSIHRWQELLQPNVNDGVYRCGFARNQAAYNRAVTALFAALDQVESSLKHSGPWLCGEQITLADVRLFPTLIRWEMVYAPLFGCSERPLWQFPKLWDWRRRLYGQPGVQTSCDAKAWRHDYFGALFPLNPGGIVPTGPDLTTLVDSGFSNE, from the coding sequence ATGTCGATTCCACCCATCGTTGTGATGGCAGCCAAAGCAGGCTGGCGTTGGCAATGGCAACGGCTAATGGGTGGTCTGGGACCCGCCGATGCTGCCGGGAACTACTGCAGACCAAAGAGCGACCACCTTGAGGCGGAAGTCCCCAATCCTCTGGACTTGCAATCCCGACAACCGGACCAACGCCCCCACTTAATCGTGGGTCGTAGTTGTCCATGGGCCCATCGCACCTGGCTAGTTCATCAATTGCGAGGGCTTGATCAGAGTCTCAACCTGTTGACAGCCCATGCAGATCACAAGGCTGGACGGTGGCAACTCGATCCTCCCTGGCTGGGATGCAGCAGCTTGCTAGCGCTCTATCAACGCTGTGGCGCGCCTCCCTCCCATCGCGCCACTGTTCCAGTCCTGATCGATCCCAGCCAACCCAAAATTCTTGGCAACGAAAGTGCCCAGCTCGTCGAGGTTTTAAACCGCTGGCCAAGCCACAACGACGCTCCAGATCTGGCTCCACCAGACCTACAGAACAGCATTCATCGTTGGCAAGAACTCCTCCAACCCAACGTGAATGATGGGGTCTACCGTTGCGGCTTTGCCCGTAATCAAGCGGCCTACAACCGTGCCGTAACAGCACTGTTTGCAGCACTCGATCAAGTGGAGTCGAGCCTGAAACATTCGGGCCCCTGGCTTTGCGGAGAGCAAATCACCTTGGCAGATGTGCGTTTATTTCCCACCTTGATTCGATGGGAAATGGTCTACGCACCCCTGTTTGGTTGTAGTGAGCGTCCCCTCTGGCAATTCCCGAAACTTTGGGATTGGCGACGACGGCTCTACGGTCAGCCCGGTGTCCAAACAAGCTGTGACGCGAAAGCTTGGCGACATGACTACTTCGGCGCGCTATTTCCGCTGAATCCTGGTGGAATCGTCCCTACGGGACCAGATCTGACCACACTTGTGGATAGTGGTTTTTCGAACGAATGA